AGGCCCCGGCATCCCCAGATCTTTGGTCCCACCTCCCACCACTGGCTTGGATTGGCCCCTACAGGGTGATGAGCCCACAGGTCTGATACGCCTGCTGTCACTCCCATACCTCGGTCCAGATGGCCCCATGGTAGGGGTGGGGTAGGGGCCGGGGTGTGCTGAGCCGGAAGGGCTGGCCTACCTGCTTGCTGGGGTATTTGGGGGGGTTGGTGCGGTAGCTGTAGTCGGAGTACTGCTCAGAGCCTGTGGATGTGGTGTCACCAGTGCCCACAAATGTGTTTGCGGGTGGCAGGTCCTGCACCACCTGGTGCTTCTTGGAGGCCGAGGGTGACTGGGGCTGCAGCTGGATGGAAGGCAGTGGGGAATTAGAGCGGTAGTGGCGGCCCAGGTCAGGGCTGCCCGGTGGGTAGTTGAGGGGCAGGTGGATGCGGGGGCTGTCTCCGGGGGCATCACTCATCAGGTTGAACTTGAGGGATTTCTGCAGCCCGGCCTCATCCTCATCTTCCACTGGCTTCACGGGCTTCGGGGACTTGCTCTTCTTGcccttgcttttgtttcccttggagGCTTTGCTGCTGGGCTTGGGGGCATACAGGTCCTTGGTCTCCTTCTTACCAGCCTGGTAGCCACTCTTGGCCTCCCGCTGCCGGCAGTAGCGCACAAGCACTGCCAGGGCAATGAGCAAGGCCACGGCCACAACACCGGCCACCACACCAAAGAGGATGTTGCCACGTTGCTTGGAGCGCTCGTATTCTGGATCCCCAGCGATGTCGATGTCTAGGGGTGTGTCCAAGCTGTGGCCCAGAAGGGTCTCCAAAAGCGTGCGGTTGGCCAGGGTCTCATTGACATAAAGGTGGACCAAGGCCGTGCCATAGCGTGGGGGCTTGCCACGGTCACTGACTTTCACCACCAGACGGTGCAGCCCATGATGGCGCCGCTCAATCTCCTTCTCGAGGGTGATGGCACCTGAATGTGACCCAATCTGGAAGAGTCCGTAAGGGTTGCCACCAGCGATGCTGTAGGTCAACTCAGCATTGACACCGGAGTCAATGTCCTCAGCTGTCACCTGGCTGACTGTCTCACCAAGACGTGTCTGGGGGGTCAACAGCTGGTGGGAGGTGTTGGAAGGGGCGGTGATAAAGGGCGCATTGTCATTCTCATCTAGCACATTGATGGTGACGCCGACATAAGCTGAGCGAGGCGGGACACCGCCATCCACCGCCTTCAGCTGAAAGGTATAGGTGCTTTGATGCTCCCGATCAAAGCTCAGGCTGGAGAGGATGGTGCCCGTACCATTTTGGATAACAAAGTCACCATTGTCTTGCTCCACCGTGAGCTGTACCCGGGCATTCTCCCCTTTGTCCCCATCAATGACAGTCACCATGCCCACTGGACTCAGCGCCGGCATGTTCTCCATCACTGAGAAGTTGTAGCCACTCAGCATAAACTTGGGGTCATTGTCATTGCAGTCCAGCACATTGACAAGGACGGTGGCTGTGCCCTGCAGGCTGGGGCTGCCCCGGTCAGCTGCCACCACCTTTAACTCATAACTGTCCCGCTGTTCCCGATCAAGGGATGTCTTCACCCGGATCTCCCCAGTGTCAGGTGAGATGGTGAAGAGGCCCTTGGCAGCCGGCTCAGGCTCCAGAGAGTAAACCAGCTCCGCATTGGAGCCTGAGTCGGCATCGCTGGCCGTGACTTCGGCGACCACTTCACCTGGCTTGTTGTTTTCTGGGAAGGCGACCTCAGTGACACTCTGGGTGAAGACAGGGGCATTGTCATTGACGTCCACCACCTGTACCTTGAGGGAATTGGTGCTGGAGAGTGGGGGGTTGCCAGAGTCCACAGCCACAATCTCTATGGTGTAGTCTTTGACCTTCTCGTAGTCGAGCGGAGTGGTGGTCTGTAGGAAGTACTTCTTTTTGCTGTCACTTCCCGTCTCGCTGGCCTGGCGTAGCTGAAAGGGCACATCATTTGCCACCACACAGGTGACAGCTGCATTCTCTCCCTCATCTCGGTCAGATACCTGCACCAGGGCCACAGCTGTCTCCTCTGCCACATCCTCTGAGATATTAGCCATCCCGTCTTGATGGGTCACCAACCCTATGCCCCGGATCTCAATGGTGGGGGCATTGTCGTTCATGTCCTTCACCGTCACCACCACTTGGGCACGGGCACTCTTGGGGTTGGTGCCTCGGTCCTTGGCGAGCACTGAGAAGCGCAGGGTACTTAGGTCCTCACGATCCACGGGGCCCTGCACAGTGATAAGTCCAGTGTTCCTGTCTAGTCGCAGAAGACGCCTCACCACCTCGGGCGCCTGGTGGAATGTGTAGTCGATCTCCGCGTTGGCACCTTGGTCTGAGTCGTTGGCCTTCACCtacagggcaggggaggaaagaatggaaaacaggGATGCATTAGTCCCAGGATAGCAAATTAAGGGATGCAATGAGCATGGCAGATACAATTCATCTAATGAGGCACCCTTTCCAAAAGCGGCACATAGACTGCCCTTTTCCCAACCCTGACATGTGGCAGAAAGTACTGATCTCTCTCCCTGAGGAGCACAGACGCAGCCTGCAAATTCTCAACCGTGTTACAAGCAACTAGTAGAGCTGGGACGGGGCACCATTCAACTCTGCTTTCCATTCCTGTACTACTGTGCCCAAATATGGGGATGAGGATCCAACTAGCAACCGGGGAAGCCTTTCCACCCAATTACAGTGGCCTTCAACCCAAGGTGTGAGGAGTAGAGGCGGCATGTCTGCATGACAGACGCATGCCTGCATCTACATGTGTTCTGAGACTGGGAGTGTATGCTAATGTGTGAGAAGGTATGTGTTTGTGCGCATGTGTGTTTGCGCCTGAGTGGAGACCCACATGCCCACCTAGAGGCCACAGGTGAGGGGATTTCTTTTGAAAGCAGCCAGGCAGGGATATGGGTCAGAAGGAGCCTGCCAGGCCACTGCTCTCTCAAACCGGGGAAACCTGTTTCAGCAGCTTCCTCTCCCCTGGCTGGCGCTGGCTAGGCACCAACTTGAGGAATCTGGGCGGCTGAGCCTGCGGCCGAGAGGGAGGGGTTGGTGCAGGCCACAGAGCCTGCTGGCAGCGGGCTGGGATCCCAGCATCAAACAATGAACTGTCTGTCCCTTTGCAGTGGGTACGCCCTCCCACGCCAACGCCAATGCACACTCGGCCCAAGTCTATACAAACATGGGTGTGATGGGGCAGCAGGAACCTGGTGGGAATGGCCATGAGGTACCACTGGTCAGGGAGAAACAGAGGGCTGGAATTACGTCACAGTCAGGCAGAATGTGCTGGCAGTAGcggtgggtgtgtgtggggaaaCGGGGAGGACAGGACAGGTATAACTTGGCAGAATCTCTGAGGAGCACAGCAGAAGAGtcgtgggttcaaatcccagctctaccatttcctaactatgtgaccttgggccaattACTCAATTACCCCAAGCCTCAGTctacaaatgtataaaatgggataataatagaacctatttcacagggctgtggtgagaattaaataatactTGTAAAAATGCCTAACGCTGCCTGGTATATGGCAAGTGCTCCCTAAATAGCATTTATACCCCTTTTCATCCGcccatccacctgtccatctcTGAAAGTCAGTGCTAACACAGTGCAGGGCACTGCATCTAGTGGGGTCTCAAACCACTGCTagtctcctctccttcctgtcaGGAACCAGGACTTTTTCAACAGTGGAGATACCTGGGCAGGACATCCCAGCTCTCCCGGGCCCTGTTCAACCCTGTGGGAGCCAAACTCTGTTTCTTCTCatcacctcccctgcccccagtctatctctctgtcacctACCTTTTTGTTATGATTCCCACTTCTCCCTGTCTCCAGACTGGTCCCCTGGCTTCTTATCTACCTCCCTTGCCATCGTACCTCCTTTTGTCTCTGTGACTCTTCACTTCTGTCCCTGTTTCCCTCCCAGGCTTGCTcagctctttctgcctccttcccatCTTCTCTTTTCTGCCCCTTCTCGAGCCCCGTCTCTGCCCAGCTCTTCTGCTTCAGCCCACTGGAAGGGGGTGTAGCTGCTACAGGCACAGGCTTTGAAGCCAGACTGCTGGACATAGCCAGAGTGGGCTGTGAACACATCAGCTGGGTGAGATCAGGCAAGTTTCCAAATCTCTGTGGGCTCAGTTTCCCATCggtgaaatggggataatgctTACCTTGTactgtgaggattacatgacaTAATACACATAATGTgttcagaacagtgcctggcacccaggctGTTATTATTCACCATCTCCGACTGTCTGTCTCCCTTTTCGTCGTCAGGCTCTCTTCCACATGTTCAAGTCCACCAGCCTCTAAAAAAAGGCTAAATCTCCTCCCCATGCCTCGCTTCAGTGTAAGGACACAGAATGAAGGGTTTCCCAGGACCATAACGGTGTGCAGGGCAGGCTGAGCCCTCCTAAGCTCCCTCACTTCAAAGACAGACAGCTTCAGcccagggggaaggagaaaggagctgGGGCTGGCAAGATGCCAGGGCTGAGATGACATCGGGAGATACGCCCACCTGTCTGCAGGGACGCTTTCTTtgctccctcccaggccctggccccaCCAAGGTGCCCGGCCCCTGGGGCAGTTCCCATGGAGAGGGGTGCTGAGAACTTCAGCAGAGGCAACTGACCCCCCACTGTGTCAAGCACCCCACACTCATGAGCACCCTGTGCCTAGGGAAGGAAGCTGGTGTACAGACAGACATCTGAATGCAGTTTTCTAGAACTCTGAGGACTCACTTGGCTAAAATAATCTCATCTGACTGTCagggagaggcaaagaaaggCTCTGTCCTCTAGCTTCAGGAAAATCTCATCTGGCTGAAGGGCCAGTGGTTGGGAAGATATTCTCATCTCTGGAGAGACTGTTCTTTTTCCAACTCGGGTCgcctggctggggaggagggtaTCATTTTCCTTGGTAGGGCTTTCACGTCTCCGAAGTTTCTCCAACTTGAGTATGCTTTGGGGATGGAGGGACTGCTGTTCCTGTGCTATGTCActaagttgcttttatttttttaagattttatttatttatttgagagagagagagtgcccatgagcatgagtggggagggtgggcagagggagagtgagaagcaggctccccgcggagcagggaggccaatgtggggttccatctcagcaccctgggatcatgacctaagctgaaggcaactgcttaaccgactgagccccccaggcgcccctcactacgTAGCTTGTAGAGGAAAATAATATCACCTGCTGGGATAGGAAGGTCTCACTAGATTGGGGCTGGGAGAAGAGCTCTTACCACAGTATCCTGGCAGTTTACCTCTAAGTGAAGAGAACTCTCACCAGGTGGGGTTGGGCTCCCATTTCTAAAGGTGGGAACCCTGACAGTTAGATTGAAGGACCTCTCACCTGGATGACCGAGTGTCCGATGGGGCTATTCTCAGACAGTTCAGCCTCGTAGGAGGGCCGCTCGAACTTGGGGGCGTTGTCATTGGTGTCAAGCACAGTGACTCGCAGCAGGGCACTGCTGGCGCGTGGGGGGCTGCCACCATCCTGCACCTTGATGGTGAGGTCATAGGAATCCCAGCGCTCCCGGTCCAGGTTGCCCATCACGATGAGCTGTGGCTGCTTGCCCTCCTGGTCCTCTGCCACTTGAAGCCCAAATAGCTCCTGGGCCTCAGGCCCGGCCTGCAGCTCATAGGATGCCACGCCATTAGGGCCAGCATCACGGTCAGAAGCCACCGGGATGGGGAAGAGTGAGCCGATGTTGGTATTCTCAGGGATGGGTAGCGTGATGACTGGAGAGGCGAAGTTGGGCGTGTTGTCATTGATGTCCTGTACCTCTATCTGGCCCTCTAACAGCCGGGGACTGCCATTCTGCACGAGGTCCGTAATAGACACCTCAAACTCCAGGATGCAAGGCTCACCAGGGAGCTGGTTCTGGCATTCACGGAGCCCCTCACGGTCGATAGAGGTCTCAGTGGTGAAGATGTCTCCCGTCTTGCCATCCACCCGCAGGTATGGGGCGCCTACCTCTAGTTTGTACAGGTGGCCCACATCTGGAAAACCATAGTCAGCTGCGAGGCTCCCAATGAGGGTGTTGGGTGGCTGTTCCTCTGGCACCTTATACACCACCCGAGTGGCATGGCCTGGGGATGCcgccagcagaagcagcagcgCCAGCAGCAGCAACCGTTGccccctggggcctgggctgggcctcaGGGGCCCCATCCTGGAAGGATCTAGAATCAGGAGGGCTGCAAGGAGAAGAGGCAAAACAGGTCAGCTGGGGAGAGGAATCCGGCCCTGAGGGTTGCCCACACCAGGccctgactctccctctgccatctaTACACTATCCCATGAAGAAAGCCTAGCCCCAGCCCAGAACCCTGATTTCAGAACCCAGAACCCTGAGTTTCACCCACAGCTGGGTGTAGCAGCAGTGTCTGCCCCAGCTGGAGGAGCCGGTAAGGGCCCGGAACAGGTCTAGAGCAGCTCCCGCCCATGGAACACCCTGACTCTCCTgacactccctcctccctgctctctatTCTGTGCTTTGCCCAACACCTCCTTCTCACCAGCATCCTGCCTTAGTCACCCATGGTAATTACCCTGATACTGAGATACGGAGAGACAGCAAGTGGAAGGGTAAGCCCTTAAGCACTCCCCACATATGTGGTAGGTAAGAGACACAGGCACCCCTTATATTCCCTGGACCACACGATGAGGGCCACTCAGGATGGCTGGAGGGAGCAGGAAGAtgtctcatttctctttgttctgagaTGCCAGTCAGTATATGCGTATGAGATATGACATGTTAAATCCCTCTTTCCTGACAGTAATCACCCAGAGTGCCCAATGGCCCCGCTCCCATGAAGGGCAAGCTTAAACTAAGCACCCATCAAGGCTTGGAAACAGCTAGAGCTGAAGAGTAGGAGTtagccacccacctccccccagacacacactgccccccccacttggTTCCCAggactcctcctcctctcttcctcccctgtgtccatggggggaggggagacactgACAGGTGTGTGGAAGAAAAGTGCAGAGGTCAAGACTGGGGTCAGGATCATGGTCAGGGCTGACTAGCCCTGGAATTGGCTTTGGGAGCTGCCCTGGCCTGTCCTTAGCAACTGCGAGCCCAGCAGGTCTAACAGGGACAGAGTTGCCAATGCCACCACCAGCCTGTTCCTGACCACTCCCCTCCAAGCTCTGCTCCCAGTCTCTTAGTAAACATCTGGCTCCTATTtggcccctctccccacaaaCATCTGGCCCCTATTTCATACCTGGCCCCTTCCCCTTTGACTGGTCCAGTCCCATCTCTGACCTGCTTCCCTGTGCCCACCCCCAAATCCTTCAATTGGAGCCCTATATGCCATAGCCAACCACAAGCTGCATCCTCATCACCCCAATAACCACTACTGCCCATCTCCCCCCGCCCAGCTTTGAGGCTATGCATTTGCAGACCCCGGCCAGACCTGCTATTGTCCCAGTCTTgaccccctccttctctccaatAAAACCATGGCCAGCCCCTCTATTTAAATCAAAAGTCAAGCCCAGCCTTTTCAGCAGAGGGTTCAGGCTCACTCTCCTTTACCCACTGCCCCACTTGTACCTGAAATACCTACCCCCCCCAAAATCCTACCCATTCTTGTCATAGAACACACCTACCCCACTGAAGGCAGGCTCTGATCCCCCAGGAAGCTTTCCTAGGCTTCTCCAGCCCATGGTGACCTCTCCTTTCTCCAACTCACAGCTGCTATTGTCTGCCCCAATCCCGAGGCAATGAATCACAGCTGCCTGGACCCGCCCACCTGCCTGTGTTGTTCAACCCCAGTACTGTGCACCTATTCCAGTGTTCTCTGGCTCTTAGGGCAAATGCCAGACTTCCTGAAGGTAGGGCCAGACTCCCTACACTCATTCCCCTGCCCCAACCCACGCATGTTCACAAAGCTAGGCACTTGCATTCAACAAATGTCTACTGTGCACTTACAATGTGTGAGGCTCTGTCCGGGGAACTGGGACACAGCAGCCTACAAGCTAGACTCAATCTGCTATCCTGGAGCTCGCAACAGTTCTAACTCAATGactatttgtcatttttgtttggttgtaATCATTTGGCACATGTAAGGAATCAGGGTGGAGAAGACATCAGACGGTCTGAGAACCCCAGCTATCCATTTCCTGGGTGCTGAGCAGGAGAAAATGATttagggcctcagtttccttatctgtaaaatggcaataccACCACCTATTTCCTAGGGAATTTGAGCTCATATGGGCTAAATGCCTAGCACACACATTAAGTAGTCAACAAATGCTCCCTCACAGCACTTAACAATTGTAGTTATGTAGCTGTTATATGGGAAATGATTTGTCAATTGTCTTTCCTACAGGACTGAGCAAAGAACAGGAGAGCCCCTGCTTTGGTTGCTCCTACATCCTCAGGACCCTGCCCTGGACCCGGCGTACAGTAGACACTCAGTAAGAGCTCCTGAAGGACTATTTTAGCTCCCAGGTTTAGCCTATCCTGACACTTTCTGGGTGATCCCTGCTTATTTCCTTGCCCAATTCCCTGACTCCATCAAGAACCTATTGGGGTCAAATTTAATCCTTCTCTGTTCAGGTCCATCGTAGACTCTCAGCAAATCCTCAGTGAACGCAGGTTCCTTACCAAGTCAAACACTACACTTTCTTCACGTAGCATTCCCAAACCGCACCTCCTCCCTGGTCACTCCTTGGCAGTAAAGTGCTCAGCGTACATGAAGCTGTTAATCAGATTAGTGTTTGTGCTCCTTCCCAGTTGCAATCTTAATCTCTTTAAAGGAAGGAGGAATTTATCTAATGCTCCATTTGGATtcaccctccagccccttcccatcTACCTGAAGGCACCTGGCACAAGGCTCATCTTACTTTCAAGTTCCAACCCAAACACGCCCCCAAAGGACTGCCTCCAGAGAACCTCATTCCCTTCTGGGTACCTTAGCCTGCCTTCCCCCCATGGCACACACACAATGGATCATTCTGCACACCAATTCCATG
The Ailuropoda melanoleuca isolate Jingjing chromosome 3, ASM200744v2, whole genome shotgun sequence DNA segment above includes these coding regions:
- the PCDH1 gene encoding protocadherin-1 isoform X3, which encodes MDSRAGGRRCPEAALLILDPSRMGPLRPSPGPRGQRLLLLALLLLLAASPGHATRVVYKVPEEQPPNTLIGSLAADYGFPDVGHLYKLEVGAPYLRVDGKTGDIFTTETSIDREGLRECQNQLPGEPCILEFEVSITDLVQNGSPRLLEGQIEVQDINDNTPNFASPVITLPIPENTNIGSLFPIPVASDRDAGPNGVASYELQAGPEAQELFGLQVAEDQEGKQPQLIVMGNLDRERWDSYDLTIKVQDGGSPPRASSALLRVTVLDTNDNAPKFERPSYEAELSENSPIGHSVIQVKANDSDQGANAEIDYTFHQAPEVVRRLLRLDRNTGLITVQGPVDREDLSTLRFSVLAKDRGTNPKSARAQVVVTVKDMNDNAPTIEIRGIGLVTHQDGMANISEDVAEETAVALVQVSDRDEGENAAVTCVVANDVPFQLRQASETGSDSKKKYFLQTTTPLDYEKVKDYTIEIVAVDSGNPPLSSTNSLKVQVVDVNDNAPVFTQSVTEVAFPENNKPGEVVAEVTASDADSGSNAELVYSLEPEPAAKGLFTISPDTGEIRVKTSLDREQRDSYELKVVAADRGSPSLQGTATVLVNVLDCNDNDPKFMLSGYNFSVMENMPALSPVGMVTVIDGDKGENARVQLTVEQDNGDFVIQNGTGTILSSLSFDREHQSTYTFQLKAVDGGVPPRSAYVGVTINVLDENDNAPFITAPSNTSHQLLTPQTRLGETVSQVTAEDIDSGVNAELTYSIAGGNPYGLFQIGSHSGAITLEKEIERRHHGLHRLVVKVSDRGKPPRYGTALVHLYVNETLANRTLLETLLGHSLDTPLDIDIAGDPEYERSKQRGNILFGVVAGVVAVALLIALAVLVRYCRQREAKSGYQAGKKETKDLYAPKPSSKASKGNKSKGKKSKSPKPVKPVEDEDEAGLQKSLKFNLMSDAPGDSPRIHLPLNYPPGSPDLGRHYRSNSPLPSIQLQPQSPSASKKHQVVQDLPPANTFVGTGDTTSTGSEQYSDYSYRTNPPKYPSKQLPHRRVTFSATSQAQELQDPSQHSYYDSGLEESETPSSKSSSGPRLGPLALPEDHYERTTPDGSIGEMEHPENEPAGRSRP
- the PCDH1 gene encoding protocadherin-1 isoform X1, which encodes MDSRAGGRRCPEAALLILDPSRMGPLRPSPGPRGQRLLLLALLLLLAASPGHATRVVYKVPEEQPPNTLIGSLAADYGFPDVGHLYKLEVGAPYLRVDGKTGDIFTTETSIDREGLRECQNQLPGEPCILEFEVSITDLVQNGSPRLLEGQIEVQDINDNTPNFASPVITLPIPENTNIGSLFPIPVASDRDAGPNGVASYELQAGPEAQELFGLQVAEDQEGKQPQLIVMGNLDRERWDSYDLTIKVQDGGSPPRASSALLRVTVLDTNDNAPKFERPSYEAELSENSPIGHSVIQVKANDSDQGANAEIDYTFHQAPEVVRRLLRLDRNTGLITVQGPVDREDLSTLRFSVLAKDRGTNPKSARAQVVVTVKDMNDNAPTIEIRGIGLVTHQDGMANISEDVAEETAVALVQVSDRDEGENAAVTCVVANDVPFQLRQASETGSDSKKKYFLQTTTPLDYEKVKDYTIEIVAVDSGNPPLSSTNSLKVQVVDVNDNAPVFTQSVTEVAFPENNKPGEVVAEVTASDADSGSNAELVYSLEPEPAAKGLFTISPDTGEIRVKTSLDREQRDSYELKVVAADRGSPSLQGTATVLVNVLDCNDNDPKFMLSGYNFSVMENMPALSPVGMVTVIDGDKGENARVQLTVEQDNGDFVIQNGTGTILSSLSFDREHQSTYTFQLKAVDGGVPPRSAYVGVTINVLDENDNAPFITAPSNTSHQLLTPQTRLGETVSQVTAEDIDSGVNAELTYSIAGGNPYGLFQIGSHSGAITLEKEIERRHHGLHRLVVKVSDRGKPPRYGTALVHLYVNETLANRTLLETLLGHSLDTPLDIDIAGDPEYERSKQRGNILFGVVAGVVAVALLIALAVLVRYCRQREAKSGYQAGKKETKDLYAPKPSSKASKGNKSKGKKSKSPKPVKPVEDEDEAGLQKSLKFNLMSDAPGDSPRIHLPLNYPPGSPDLGRHYRSNSPLPSIQLQPQSPSASKKHQVVQDLPPANTFVGTGDTTSTGSEQYSDYSYRTNPPKYPSKQLPHRRVTFSATSQAQELQDPSQHSYYDSGLEESETPSSKSSSGPRLGPLALPEDHYERTTPDGSIGEMEHPENDLRPLPDVAMTGTCTQECSEFGHSDTCWMPGQSSPSRRTKSSALKLSTFVPYQDRGGQEPVGAGSPSPPEDRNTKTAPMRLLPSYSAFSHSSHDSCKDSATLEEIPLTQTSDFPPAATPASAQTAKREIYL
- the PCDH1 gene encoding protocadherin-1 isoform X2, with protein sequence MGPLRPSPGPRGQRLLLLALLLLLAASPGHATRVVYKVPEEQPPNTLIGSLAADYGFPDVGHLYKLEVGAPYLRVDGKTGDIFTTETSIDREGLRECQNQLPGEPCILEFEVSITDLVQNGSPRLLEGQIEVQDINDNTPNFASPVITLPIPENTNIGSLFPIPVASDRDAGPNGVASYELQAGPEAQELFGLQVAEDQEGKQPQLIVMGNLDRERWDSYDLTIKVQDGGSPPRASSALLRVTVLDTNDNAPKFERPSYEAELSENSPIGHSVIQVKANDSDQGANAEIDYTFHQAPEVVRRLLRLDRNTGLITVQGPVDREDLSTLRFSVLAKDRGTNPKSARAQVVVTVKDMNDNAPTIEIRGIGLVTHQDGMANISEDVAEETAVALVQVSDRDEGENAAVTCVVANDVPFQLRQASETGSDSKKKYFLQTTTPLDYEKVKDYTIEIVAVDSGNPPLSSTNSLKVQVVDVNDNAPVFTQSVTEVAFPENNKPGEVVAEVTASDADSGSNAELVYSLEPEPAAKGLFTISPDTGEIRVKTSLDREQRDSYELKVVAADRGSPSLQGTATVLVNVLDCNDNDPKFMLSGYNFSVMENMPALSPVGMVTVIDGDKGENARVQLTVEQDNGDFVIQNGTGTILSSLSFDREHQSTYTFQLKAVDGGVPPRSAYVGVTINVLDENDNAPFITAPSNTSHQLLTPQTRLGETVSQVTAEDIDSGVNAELTYSIAGGNPYGLFQIGSHSGAITLEKEIERRHHGLHRLVVKVSDRGKPPRYGTALVHLYVNETLANRTLLETLLGHSLDTPLDIDIAGDPEYERSKQRGNILFGVVAGVVAVALLIALAVLVRYCRQREAKSGYQAGKKETKDLYAPKPSSKASKGNKSKGKKSKSPKPVKPVEDEDEAGLQKSLKFNLMSDAPGDSPRIHLPLNYPPGSPDLGRHYRSNSPLPSIQLQPQSPSASKKHQVVQDLPPANTFVGTGDTTSTGSEQYSDYSYRTNPPKYPSKQLPHRRVTFSATSQAQELQDPSQHSYYDSGLEESETPSSKSSSGPRLGPLALPEDHYERTTPDGSIGEMEHPENDLRPLPDVAMTGTCTQECSEFGHSDTCWMPGQSSPSRRTKSSALKLSTFVPYQDRGGQEPVGAGSPSPPEDRNTKTAPMRLLPSYSAFSHSSHDSCKDSATLEEIPLTQTSDFPPAATPASAQTAKREIYL